In Methanofervidicoccus sp. A16, the sequence TTATATTAAATAGAAAGACATATATAACCTAAGGATAGTATGAATATTGTCTAAAAAAGTATGATGAGGTAAAAGTATGGAGGCGTTAATTCTAGTAGGTCATGGTAGTAGATTACCCTATTCAAAAGAATTAGTTAGTAAAATTGCAGAGAGAATAAGAGAGAGAAACATCTACCCCATTGTAGAAATAGGTATGATGGAGTTCAACGAACCAAATATATCCCAAGCGATTAAAAAGGTAATAGAGAAAGGTGCTAAGAGGATAATTGTAGTACCTGTGTTTTTAGCCCATGGAAATCATACAAAGAGAGATATTCCTAAGATCTTAGGAATATATAACGGAGAAGAGGAGGATTCTCATCACCATGAACACCATCATCACCACCACCATCATGAGGAACCTGTGGAGATCCCAGAGGGTGTAGAGATAATATATAGAGAACCTATTGGACCAGATGACAGATTGGTAGATATTATTATAGATAGAGCCCTTGGAAATTAAGGGACATAAATTTTTTATTTTTCTCTTCAGTAGGAGATCGATAGGAGTATTAATTATAAATAAAAACTATGAATTTTACTGTTTTAAGTACTGAACAAAAAAAAACTATTATGTATTTTAGTCTAATAATAAAAATTAAAAAATTATTGAAAATAAAAAAGTTAATAAACAGTTGAAAAGGTAAATCTCGCCGTTATCTGGAATACTTTAAAAACTAACTTTATTTAGCCTTGGTAATTATTCAAAAAAGTTATTTAATATTATAATTTTTTATTTTTTATTCTTTTTTATATCTTATATTTTACTTTTTTGATAAAAAATAGAAACAAGAGTTGTAAATTTTTGGTTTAATGATTTAAAATGTTAATGATTTGAAGGGTCCCAGATGGGTTCCCCTTCAAATCCCCTAAATATCTCCGCAGGATGTAGGATACCCAATATTACCGGTTTTTATAACATTTCATTTATTTTCTTACTCATAATCTTGAAGACTTCTTCATCTGTAAGAACTCCCTCTGGAGGCTCTACAACCTTCTTCAGTTCCAATGGGACACCATCCATTCTGTATGCAATTCCACCAACTTCTACCCCTGTGAAGGCAGTTGGTATTATTATGTTAGACAGTTCAGTTGTAGGTGTTTGGTGTGGTTCTACACATATTACAGGTATCTTTGCTATATGCTCTACAGCCTTCTGTGGGAAGTGTGCTCCTGGATCTGATGCAATGTTCATCATTACGTCGACCTCTCCTCTAAGTAAGAGGTCAATGGTACTTGTCTCCCCTGGGTTGTACCTTGGATAACCTCTACTGAAGTCCACTGCATAAGGATATCCTGTTAGCCAGGATATTACCTGGTTGAACCCATTTACGTTGTAGTGCCCTCTCATTGGCATCAGTCCAAATTTGGTATAGGCGTTGAGATCCCTAATCAGACATATTGCGTTGTCTATAATTCTATGTTTACCTCTACTCATAGTTACTCCCATACCAAAGTACAACTGCCCAAACTGAGCCTTTTTACATGCCTCTACCACTTCATAGATGGTGTCCACTGGAATCCCTGCAACTTTATCTGCGTTTAATTCCATTCCTCTGAGCACTGCCCTCATGGCACTTATCAACTCGTAGTCCTTGTTGGGCTCCACCTGTAAGTGGAGATCTGCCAACTTTGTAGTGTCTGTCTTCCTTGGATCTACTACTACAACAGTCCTATCTCTTCTTCCCCTCTCCCTGAAGAACCCTCTTGCAAATACAGAATATCTACCCATATGTCTTGGGTGGGCATGCATTGGGTTGCATCCCCAGAATATTACAAGATCGGCTCTGTTTTTAGCCTCTCCAAGGGTACAAACTGGGTATCCTACATCCTGCACAGCCAGTAGAGAAGGACCATGTCAAACAGTTGCTGTGTTATCTACAATAGCCCCAATTTTCTCCCCTATTAATATTGCCTCACGCTGTGCCTCACAACTTATAGAGGAGAATCCATAGAATACAGGAAGTTTTGACTCTACTAGCAATCTTGCAGATTCTTCAATTGCAGTGTCGTAATCTGTCTTTTTGAAGTCATCCTTCTTATTCTCTCTTATTAGAGGTTCTGTATATCTTACAGAGCCCTCAAAGTGCATGAATTTTGCATGACCTATCCTACAGGCGTTCCTTGTCCCAACAATGTGGCCGTCCTCTACCATGATTTCAATATCGTCACAGAGGCAGCCACAGAAGGGACATACAACATTTTTTACTACCTCAACCAAAGGGATCACCCCATTAATAGTAGATTCTCTACATTACTTTATACTATCATTAATATTTATGTCTTTTTATTATGTTATTTTTATATAACTATTAACTTTTTTGAAATCTATTAGAAATTTTTATTTTTAGAAAAATAAAGTATTTGTAGGTATAGATAAAGAGGATCTCAGTCACCTTTAGGGTAATATATTAATTATTAATTTTAACTAATTTTATCTCATGGTTAGAAATAATACCAGATTATAAAAAATATACCTAAATTATATATAACTTTTTTATACAATTTTAAATGTCATTACATGAATAAATGATATAATCAAACTATAAACTAAAAGAGGTTTATTCATTAATGTATATCAATGTTTAGAGTTTTGAGGGATATGAATGGCAAACAGTTTTAGCGATAAATTGAAGAAAATAAAAGCACGAAGTAAACGACTATCTAGAGAAAAATCAAAAATTATTAGTTATATTATAATAGTTATTATTTCAATAATGCTAGTATCCTTTGTAGCATACAATATATACCAGATGGAAATGAAAAAATATATTGAAAGTAATAAAAAGTTAGAAGAGGCTAAAAATACAGCAATAAATAATATTAAACAGATGTTTTCAAAGTATCCAGATGATCCTCGTCTCAAGGTATATATAACTAATATTGAAAATAGCGATTCCATAGAAGAGATAAACAAGATAGTAAATGATGCTGCAAAGTATATTGAATTTAGGAAATATAAGGAAAGAGTTATTGAAAGTATTAAACAGATGTACGGAAAGTATTATTCTAAAAGTTTATATGCCCAATATATTGTAAATAAGATAGAAAAGGCCAATTCTATTGAAGAGATAGACTCTATATTAAAAAATAGTAATATCGAAGAGAATGCGAAGATATACTATTTAAAAAGTATTGAAAATAGTGTCGATCTTAATGAATATTACGCTATTTTAGTATTTGGAAAAAAGACATTAATAAGTGGTAAAGAACTTATAGACTATGTAAAAAAATTAAGTTTGGCAGATATTAAAAATCTTACCATAGTTCCAGTATCCTTCAATAAAGTTGCAATTGTAGTTCCTGCAACTCATTGTGGTAAGATACCCTTTGAAGGAAGTAAAATAGAAATTTATGACAAAGGAAATCTTAGTATGGAACCTATACCAGGTATGGTTGATTCTGCCTATGTAATAGTTGGTAATATCAAATACAAAGAGTCTAAAAGTACATCTAGTACATTAAATGAAGATGGAGATACCACTACACTCTCAACTACTTCAGATATAGAATATTCCTTGGAAAATGTCCCTGGAGTAATCTATGCAACAGCCGCCGGGAAATTAGATTACAATAAAATAATAAGTAAATTTGGTAGGTATGGAGAGAAATTCAACAAAATAACGTCAGATACTCAAATCTTTGATGAAAATGCAAAGTATCTGTTAATTGTTTCTATTCCATCAGATACTATACCCAAGTTATTATCTATAAAGGACATGTATATAGTGAGAGTAGAGTGAGAATATGAGGGTTATTATTTCTTTGATATTACTTTTACTCTTTATTCTACCACAAACTTATGCTGAAACTATTTGTAAAATAGAAGGTACTTGGAAATTATCTTTTGAAATTACCAATATAAACCCTTATACAGTGTTTATAGCAATACCTGAGAATATATATTTTTCTGATAGATCTTTAAAATATTCTGAAAATTTCTTAAAGTTGAATGTAAATAAGAAAGTTATTACTAACAATGATATGGAAGATTATTATACAACGCTAAATGGAAAAGTTGGTATTTGGATACCTCCTTATACTACTGTAAAAATCTACAAAGACGGTAATTTCTCATATATTTTAAGCGTTTCTAAAACTCAAAATGAGTTCAAAATTGTAGGCCCTGCACTGGTGGATACTACAAAAGTATTCGATGAAACTCAGATAAAATCCCTCCGTAAATATGGTGTTAAAGTAGATAACTATAAACTCCTAGTTAATGGAAAAATTGTGAAATCATCTGATACTGAAGTATTAAGTATAGTTATCCCTGCCCCATTGGTGTTGAAGGACTACGATTCCTTCCATAAACTCCTTGGAAAATACGATGTAGATATATGGGTAGATTCTTATAGGAAGTACGTAAATAAACATAAAATGATGTCTTCAAGGAGGTACTCTGAACTTTACAACTCTCTTGATGATTCTTTAATACCAACTATGGATAACGATCTTACAGATATGGATATTAATTTGAAGTTATTTGACGTTCCTGCCATGGTATTCACTACAGATGATGGAGAAACTAAATCTTTAGAGTTTTCTTATGTAATGTATAAGTATTAAAGGTGTTTCCTTTATGAGAGGACAGATATCCTTGGAATTCTCAATATTATTCCTCTCTCTCCTAGTTGTTGTAATAATAACAACTATGATCCCTGGTATGTACGGATTTGGAAGAACAATAGAGACCTCCTCTGCAAGTTTAGGGCATGGAGCTCTATCTAAACTTAAGACAAACATAGAGATGTTATCTGTGTTGGATCCTGGCTCAAGAAAGGTTGTATATATAAAGAGCCCTCCTGGAATTTGGAGAATAAATGGTAGTAATATAATCTTAGAAGGTAATGGATATACCATATCTACAAACTGTAGTATAGTTTTAATGTCGAATGATAGTGAATATAAGACAAATCTAAGTATAATTGAAATATGCTTAGAAAAAAGAGACTATAATACCATCTATATAGAGTGGGGATAAGTATATTACTTATTGAAAATAATATCTATTTATTATAAAAATATGGAACAAAACCCAACAATAGTTTCCAAATTAATACCTTCTGGATGTTCTGATCACTATCTATATCTAAATGATAGATTTTATTCTCCTTATCTTAACACTTAGATAATTTTAGGAAATAAATTTAAGACAAAATTCCTCTGTGTCTTTTTATAGTTAAGAACATAAACATAAATACTATAAGATTATTATCTAAGATTAAAATAATATAATAAATTAAAAAATATTAATGTTAAAAAATAATAAAAAGAGATCAATAAATAATAAATTAAAAAAATAACAAAAATTCTCTTAATTCTCTTAAGAAGAGGGTTAAGAGGGTGTAACAGAAATCCTGCCCTACTCCTTCACTACATACTATAAACCTGAAGATAAAGTTATATTTTAACTAATAATTTATTATTTTATTTTTATTTGAGTATTAACAGTTTTTTAGGGTTTTTATTTTATAATTTTTAAAATTCTTATTATAAATTATGTTATTATTTATTATAGACTGGTTATAGTTTAAAAAGAGTAAAAAATTTCTATCCATCTTCTTAGTACTTAGCAAAAGAGAAGATAAAGGTAAGATTCCTTTTAACTGGTGTATCAACTTTATGTTAAATACTAATAATTTTTTCCATTTTTTAAATATAACAGTTCTTATTTTTTCTGACATTGTTTTAATGAGAGCTATGAATAAAATTATTATTTGTTTTTATTATAATATTTATTCTAATAAAAAACTTATAACCTTATTATCTCATACCTTAACCCTTTTTAAAATTCTTGATACATAATCTTCTATTTTTTTATTGATAGCACCCTTTAGAGACTCTAGAAGTCTCAGACTCTCTTCACTGATAACTATCTCCTCGTCTACATACGGAGTATTCTCAAGTTTTTTACTCCCTTTGAGAATCTCTATATCTGAGAAGGTTCCTAACAATTTCCTACCAGTGGATCTTATTTCTTTCTCTACTGTAATGCCCTCCTTCCTTCCGTAGATACTAAATAGGGGGAATTTGGTAATAGTATTGGAGCCACTCATTATTAAGGGACCTATATTGCTAAGTTTATCTACCCAGGTTCCAGTAATTATCTCTATCTTTGGAAAGTTAAGCCTCACAGTAGAGACCCAGTTCATATATTCTAAGGTAGTAATAGAACTTTTATTTTCAAAGATAGTGTTTTTCTGAGGGTTTAGGGAGTAGAAAGTTATTCTATCTAGATCTAACTCCTCTATTAAGTTCAGTAGTTTATCTATATCCTCCTCTTTCTCCCCTAAACCAAGAATAATAGTTATACCAGTTTTTAAGTTATACTCCTTAGCCTTTAACAGCATCTCTTTTGTCTTATCTAAAGGCTTCTGAGGACAAAGATATCTGTGGAGATCCTCATTTACAGTCTCCACTGCCCCTACAATACCCTCTACCACATCTAAGTTTAACCTCTCAAAGTCTACAATACCTACATTGAGATACTGTTTGGACTTTTGAAGGTATGCGACTAACTCCAAGATCCTATTTAACTCCTCAGGTGTATATCCATATCCCCCGGATATGAACTCCAACTTCCACCCTATCCTCTTCATAAGTATGGCTTCTGCCAATATACTCTCCAATCTCCTCCTGGCAGATTTAGGATCCTTTATTCTGTTTTTCTGAGTAGACATATAGCAAAACTTACAGGGATCCTTGAGATCACAGTACCATCCTAAAAAGAGCGCCCTCTTCAGATCAGTGAAGTTTCCGTGGTACTTAGTAGTTAGTTTATAGGCTTTGATAGAGTTCTCCATAACCTCTAAAGGATTCATAGAAATCTCCATTTAAAAGTTTTTAAATTTTTTCTAAAAAAGGATAAAAGTTCTAATTAGAAGTAATATATTTTTAAGAGAGAATTTTCAGGATCTATATTTTGATTTTCTAGTACTTAGAATTTTCCGAGGAATATAAACATAGATTTTCAAATTTTTATAATAATAATTATTTTTAAATTCTTTAAATAGACATTTTAAATCATTACCAAACTCTTATAAAATAAAAACAATATAGGAATAATCTAGATACTTAAAAAGATGAAACTCTCCTGTTAACGGCTTATATTCTATTTTTAATATAAATATTTTTTCTCCACCATTATTTAAATAGTGGTCTCTATGAAAATCCTTGTAGTGGGTATTAATACTCGCCCAGTGGTAAATTCTGCAAAGAGATTGGGATATAAAGTTTATTCAGTTTCTTACTACAACCCTGTAGATCTAGATGCAGACGTAAGAGACTACTTTATAAGTGATACATACCATGGACGTTTTAGTGAGAACTACGATAGTAGAAAGTTGATAAACTGTGCAGAAAAGTACGTTGATGAAGTGGATTATATTTTCATCTGTTCTGGAGTATTTGAATGTGAAAACTCTAAGACTCCTAACTGGAATGTTGCTGGCAACCTCCCGAAGAAAATAAAGAGATTAAGTAACAAATACTATATTATGAAAAAATTAGAGAACTTGGGATGTCCCATTCCTGAAACACATATCGCCTATAACTATCAACAGTTGGATAGATATCTTCAGGAGTATAATAAAGTTGTTGTGAAACCTATCTACGGTCATGGAGGTATGGGGGTTCATACAATATCTTTAAATATGAGTGATGACAAACATAGTAGTTTGCTAAAAAATTTAAAGTACCCCTGTTTAGTACAGGAGTACATACCCTCCGAAAGTTTCAGTGCATCCTATATAAGTAGGGAGTTTATCACCTTTAACAAACAGATAATTAAAAATAACAGTTATTCTGGGTGTATTACTCCCTACAATCTAGATAACCTGTTAGATGTTGGATACACCATAAAGTTGTTTGAGGATATTGTCGATTTTTTTGATTTGGAAGGGATGAACGGTATTGATTTCATGATAAAGAATGGACTCCCAGTAGTTGTTGAGATCAACCCACGAATACCGGGAACTTTTGAAACTGTGGAGATGGCTCTACAGTGCAACCTTGTAAGGTGTATAATAGAGAATGTAGAGGGGTGTAGAAATCCCTTAAAAATTGGATCTGCGAGACAATACATTAAAAAGATTCTATTCGCAGATAGTAAGGTGACCTCCTATATAAGAAAAAGTGGAAATATCGTCGATGTCCCTAAATACGGTGCTGTGATTGAAAAAGGAGAACCTTTAACTACAGTAATTGGAAGGGACATGAAGGAGGTAAAAAATACAGTAAAGGAGATCTCAAAGATGGTGATCCCATGGTCACAAGTAAGAAAAAACTATACGAAATGCTAGAAAACCCGTTAGTTCAGCAGGTACTCCTCGATATACTGGAGGATAATATAGAAGGATTTGATGTGTTATACACTCTTATTGAGTTAGGAGAAGCCACTGACGACGAGATATCTAGACGACTTAACATGAAGTTAAACACAGTAAGGAAGATACTATATAAACTCTACGATGCAAGACTTGTAGATTATACTAGAGAAAAGGAGGAAGATATTAACTGGTACACCTATACTTGGAAACCTACACTAGATAAACTACCATGGGTTGTAAGAAAAAGAGGTCAGGAGTTGTTGAAAAAACTTAAAGAGCAGTTGACACTTGAAGAGAATAATATGTTCTTTTATTGTCCAAAGTGTGAAATTAAGTACATATTTGAGGAGGCCATGGATTGTGGATTTAGATGCCCACACTGTGGAGGAGTACTTAAGGAATACGATAATAGTAGAGATATAGAGATACTTAAAAACCAAATAAAATTTTTAGAGGAAGAATTGAAATCCAATATATTTTTGGTATCTCCTCCATCAACAACTTCTAAAACTAAAGGTAGAAAGAGATCCAGGAGAAAAGTAAAGAGTTAGGGTGTGATATAATTTTCATTAAAATCCTAAGTAGGTAAATTAATTAATATTAAAATTAGAAAATTATGAGATTATTTTTATTATTTTATTAATTATTAAATTTTTAATTTTCTAATTTTTTGGATATTTGTTATATTTTTTATAGAGATATCCTTTGAAGTGTCTTTAAAGGACTATTTTATAAGAACTTAGTGTCTGTTAATTTTATAAGTTGAATAACAACATATAAATAGCACTACAATATTTATAATATCTCCATCTTCAAAAAGAATAATGAGGGATCACGTATGATAGGGACAGTATTTGTAGGTAAAAAGAGTATTATGAACTATGTCCTCGCAGTACTTACACAATTTAACGTGGAGAACGTAGATAAGGTTGTAATAAAGGCAAGAGGTAAGGCTATAAGTAAGGCTGTAGATGTAGAGGAAATGGTAAGAAACAGATTTTTACCAAATGTTAAAGTGGAAGAAGTGAGATTAGGTACTGAAAAGGTAAAAAATGAGGATGGTAGAACAGTCAATGTTTCAACTATTGAAATAGTACTTTCAAAAGAATAAAATCTAACTCTCTATTTTCTCTTTCAACCTACTACCTATATACTTTGCCAACCTTTTAGCACCTTTTACATCCTCTATATCACATCTGATTTTACCATCCTCAGATACGATTCTTCCCTTTTCCAGATCTACAACACTACAGGTGAGATGAAGTTCTTCTCCCTCGATACAATACCTTGCAAGAGCTCCAAAGGGCGCTTGACAGCCTTCTCCATAAGTCTTCAGTGCCCATCTCTCTGCAGTAGATTCTAGATAGGTTTTACTATCGTTTATCTTCTTAAGTAGTTTTATAATCTCCTTATCTTCTTTTCTGGCAGCCACCCCTATAACCCCCTGGGCTGGTGCAGGAGGAATGTCTAATATTCTATAACTCAAGTTTAAGGCATCTAGATCTATTTTAAGCCTCCTTAAACCTGCTTCTGCCACAACTATACCTTGATATTTTCCATCCCTCAATTTTTTTAATCGGGTATCTATATTACCTCTTAAAGGTGCTATCCTCATCCCTGGATATTTCAGAGAGAGGAAGGCCCTTCTCCTAATACTAGAGGTACCCACTATAATACTATCTTCTATATTCACATCCTTGCTGTATACCAGTACATCGTGGTAACTCTCCCTCTCTGGAGTTGCGGCTATAGTCAGATCCTCGTTCCACACTGTCGGCACATCCTTTAAACTATGGACTGCAATATCTATCTCATAATTTAACATCTTAATATCTAACTCTTTAGTGAATACTCCCAACCCTAACTGGGATATAGGAGCCTTCTGATCCACATCACCTCTGGTTTTCACTATCTTTATCTCAACCTCAATATCTTCATCTATCTTCTCCAGAAGATTCTTTATGTAGTAAGTCTGGGCTAAAGCCAGTTTACTCCCCCTACTACCTATTATTAACTTCAAGATTTTCACCTAATATATATATATGTGAAGAGATTATCTTATTTTATTTGTTTACTTCACTTTTACCAGTAAAAAAGTTATGATAGTGAAGTTTCACTCTCTTTTTTCTAAGTATTCAAGGGAGAAATATAGAAAAGGTTGTAGGGATAAAGTTTCGTCTTCAAGGCATTTCTACTTCTTTTTATTAGGTTTTAAAAATATTCTGTAGTTTGTTATTTTTGTATTTAATTTTAATTATTAGTCATTAAAGTTATATTTATTATTTTTAAATCCTTTTTCTGTGCTTAAACTTTTAAAATGTAGTTATTATCTAATAACCTTAATTCCCATCAAGACTGTGATTAGAAGAATAATAAAAATAAAAATATTATAATAAAAAATACCAAAAATCTTAAGAGGAATAATAAAATAAACCTTAATTCCTATCAAAGTAACGATTTAAATAATAAAAAGATAATAAAGTTAATAATAGCAACCTGTTATAAAGGATCTACTCCACTCCATAGAGTATCTTAGAGCGTCCCAGAAAGATTATCTCTTATTCTGATTTTAATACTTCTTCTTATACTTTTAGTTTTTATTCTTATTTCTTATTTTATTATTATTTTTTATATTATCATTTTGATGGGAACTAGGGTTATCTAATAATTATTATAATAATTATTTTTATTTAAAAAGAATTACTTAATAAGATAAAAATAAAAAACTTTAAAATAAAATTTCTAAATCCTCATGAACATCTTTATATATATTAAATATTCTATTAAAAACATTCCTAAAATATTTTAATATGATTTTATTTATTTCTATCATTATTTTTTCACATTATGGTCTCTCTATTTTATCTTTAACCACTACTATAAATTAGAACTGGGATTAGAGTTTGTATAAATGAGACAAAACATATCAATAACAGGAGTTAAATACTGATAAAAACTGTTATAAGCAAATATTTACCCCAAATAATCATAGAGAATAATAATAAAATAGTTTATTTCGAATATTTTTTCTTTTTAATGTCCCCTTATCTAGTACCCACAACAAAGAATATAGACATCATCGCAATAACTAAATAATATTATAATAAAATTTAAAAAATTATAATAGAGAAATCATCTGGAAGATGTAGGAATCTCCTACAACTATTTATTTTTTTCTTTTTATAATAAATTGGGCACTAATAGGAATAAAATCGCTAGTATATACCTCTATAGTGGCATAATAATTAAGATTGATGTAGACAAATCCTTTTTTATAAGGTTTTTTAATCTTTATCAAAAGGGACTTAATCTATAAAAGGTGAAAGTATGTTGGAAAAATTGGGACAGAGTATTACTAAAGCATTAAACAAGATAAAAAATGCTACATTTGTAGATAAAAAACTTATAAAGGAGGTGATTAAGGACATCCAAAAGGCGTTGATACAGGCGGATGTAAATGTTAGACTGGTACTTAAGATGAGTAAGGAGATCGAGAGGAGGGCTATATACGAGGAGGTTCCTAAGGGGCTGTCAAAGAAGGAACACATTATAAAGATAGTATATGAAGAACTTATAAAATTACTTGGTGAGGAGGGGCAAAAGTTAAACATAGATCCTAAGAAGAGGAACGTTATACTCCTGGTTGGTATTCAAGGTAGTGGTAAAACCACCAGTGCTGCAAAACTTGCCAGGTATATACAGAAGATGGGATTAAAGCCAGGTTTAATAGCGGCAGATACATATAGACCTGCAGCCTATCAACAGTTAAAGCAACTGGCAGAGAAGATACATGTACCTCTATATGGAGATGAATCTAGAGAGAAGACACCAGTGGAGATTGTTAAGGAGGGATTGGATCGTTTAAAGAAGGTAGATGTAGTAATAGTAGATACTGCAGGGAGACATAAGGAGGAGAAGGAGTTATTAGAGGAGATGAAGGAGATAAAAGAGGTAGTTAATCCAGATGAGATTATACTTGTAATAGATGGTACCTTGGGACAACAGGCTAAGAATCAGGCAAAGGCATTTAAGGAAACTGTTGGAGATATTGGGAGTATAATAGTTACTAAGTTAGATGGATCTGCGAAGGGAGGAGGTGCCCTAAGTGCCGTGGCTGAGATAAAGGCTCCTATAAAGTTTATAGGTACTGGGGAAGGAATAGATGACTTAGAGGTCTTCGATCCAAAGAAGTTCGTTTCAAGACTCCTCGGTATGGGGGACTTAGATACTTTACTGAAGAAAACTGAAAATATAATAGACGAGGAGACAGAGGAGAGTTTAGACGCAATAATGAGGGGGAAATTTACCTTAAATGAGTTATACTCCCAACTTGAGGCTATATCCAAGATGGGTCCTATAAAACAGATAATGAGTATGATACCAGGTTTTGGAGGGACTATACCTAAGGAAGCCATACATCTAACGGAGCAGAAGTTAAAGAGATATAAGGTT encodes:
- a CDS encoding ATP-grasp domain-containing protein; protein product: MKILVVGINTRPVVNSAKRLGYKVYSVSYYNPVDLDADVRDYFISDTYHGRFSENYDSRKLINCAEKYVDEVDYIFICSGVFECENSKTPNWNVAGNLPKKIKRLSNKYYIMKKLENLGCPIPETHIAYNYQQLDRYLQEYNKVVVKPIYGHGGMGVHTISLNMSDDKHSSLLKNLKYPCLVQEYIPSESFSASYISREFITFNKQIIKNNSYSGCITPYNLDNLLDVGYTIKLFEDIVDFFDLEGMNGIDFMIKNGLPVVVEINPRIPGTFETVEMALQCNLVRCIIENVEGCRNPLKIGSARQYIKKILFADSKVTSYIRKSGNIVDVPKYGAVIEKGEPLTTVIGRDMKEVKNTVKEISKMVIPWSQVRKNYTKC
- a CDS encoding formylmethanofuran dehydrogenase subunit B, whose translation is MVEVVKNVVCPFCGCLCDDIEIMVEDGHIVGTRNACRIGHAKFMHFEGSVRYTEPLIRENKKDDFKKTDYDTAIEESARLLVESKLPVFYGFSSISCEAQREAILIGEKIGAIVDNTATVUHGPSLLAVQDVGYPVCTLGEAKNRADLVIFWGCNPMHAHPRHMGRYSVFARGFFRERGRRDRTVVVVDPRKTDTTKLADLHLQVEPNKDYELISAMRAVLRGMELNADKVAGIPVDTIYEVVEACKKAQFGQLYFGMGVTMSRGKHRIIDNAICLIRDLNAYTKFGLMPMRGHYNVNGFNQVISWLTGYPYAVDFSRGYPRYNPGETSTIDLLLRGEVDVMMNIASDPGAHFPQKAVEHIAKIPVICVEPHQTPTTELSNIIIPTAFTGVEVGGIAYRMDGVPLELKKVVEPPEGVLTDEEVFKIMSKKINEML
- the hemC gene encoding hydroxymethylbilane synthase — translated: MKLIIGSRGSKLALAQTYYIKNLLEKIDEDIEVEIKIVKTRGDVDQKAPISQLGLGVFTKELDIKMLNYEIDIAVHSLKDVPTVWNEDLTIAATPERESYHDVLVYSKDVNIEDSIIVGTSSIRRRAFLSLKYPGMRIAPLRGNIDTRLKKLRDGKYQGIVVAEAGLRRLKIDLDALNLSYRILDIPPAPAQGVIGVAARKEDKEIIKLLKKINDSKTYLESTAERWALKTYGEGCQAPFGALARYCIEGEELHLTCSVVDLEKGRIVSEDGKIRCDIEDVKGAKRLAKYIGSRLKEKIES
- the albA gene encoding DNA-binding protein Alba, with product MIGTVFVGKKSIMNYVLAVLTQFNVENVDKVVIKARGKAISKAVDVEEMVRNRFLPNVKVEEVRLGTEKVKNEDGRTVNVSTIEIVLSKE
- the tfe gene encoding transcription factor E, producing MVTSKKKLYEMLENPLVQQVLLDILEDNIEGFDVLYTLIELGEATDDEISRRLNMKLNTVRKILYKLYDARLVDYTREKEEDINWYTYTWKPTLDKLPWVVRKRGQELLKKLKEQLTLEENNMFFYCPKCEIKYIFEEAMDCGFRCPHCGGVLKEYDNSRDIEILKNQIKFLEEELKSNIFLVSPPSTTSKTKGRKRSRRKVKS
- a CDS encoding radical SAM protein; this encodes MNPLEVMENSIKAYKLTTKYHGNFTDLKRALFLGWYCDLKDPCKFCYMSTQKNRIKDPKSARRRLESILAEAILMKRIGWKLEFISGGYGYTPEELNRILELVAYLQKSKQYLNVGIVDFERLNLDVVEGIVGAVETVNEDLHRYLCPQKPLDKTKEMLLKAKEYNLKTGITIILGLGEKEEDIDKLLNLIEELDLDRITFYSLNPQKNTIFENKSSITTLEYMNWVSTVRLNFPKIEIITGTWVDKLSNIGPLIMSGSNTITKFPLFSIYGRKEGITVEKEIRSTGRKLLGTFSDIEILKGSKKLENTPYVDEEIVISEESLRLLESLKGAINKKIEDYVSRILKRVKV
- a CDS encoding class III signal peptide-containing protein — translated: MRGQISLEFSILFLSLLVVVIITTMIPGMYGFGRTIETSSASLGHGALSKLKTNIEMLSVLDPGSRKVVYIKSPPGIWRINGSNIILEGNGYTISTNCSIVLMSNDSEYKTNLSIIEICLEKRDYNTIYIEWG
- a CDS encoding DUF515 domain-containing protein, producing MANSFSDKLKKIKARSKRLSREKSKIISYIIIVIISIMLVSFVAYNIYQMEMKKYIESNKKLEEAKNTAINNIKQMFSKYPDDPRLKVYITNIENSDSIEEINKIVNDAAKYIEFRKYKERVIESIKQMYGKYYSKSLYAQYIVNKIEKANSIEEIDSILKNSNIEENAKIYYLKSIENSVDLNEYYAILVFGKKTLISGKELIDYVKKLSLADIKNLTIVPVSFNKVAIVVPATHCGKIPFEGSKIEIYDKGNLSMEPIPGMVDSAYVIVGNIKYKESKSTSSTLNEDGDTTTLSTTSDIEYSLENVPGVIYATAAGKLDYNKIISKFGRYGEKFNKITSDTQIFDENAKYLLIVSIPSDTIPKLLSIKDMYIVRVE
- the cfbA gene encoding sirohydrochlorin nickelochelatase; the encoded protein is MEALILVGHGSRLPYSKELVSKIAERIRERNIYPIVEIGMMEFNEPNISQAIKKVIEKGAKRIIVVPVFLAHGNHTKRDIPKILGIYNGEEEDSHHHEHHHHHHHHEEPVEIPEGVEIIYREPIGPDDRLVDIIIDRALGN